The following coding sequences lie in one Corynebacterium humireducens NBRC 106098 = DSM 45392 genomic window:
- a CDS encoding class I SAM-dependent methyltransferase, giving the protein MFPRTRRFSTLPRSWSLLRAIRHEQTRPELFYRPLAEDTAGLLEALLLDARGTPLSGTSVLDVGGGPGYFAAAFADRGAWYVPVEPDVGEMAAAGISVPGSVRGDGQALPFRTGRFDVVYSSNVAEHVPAPWTMADEMLRVTRPGGLMVLSYTLWLGPFGGHETGLWEHYVGGEFARRRYERRHGHPPKNVWGESLFNVSCAAGLRWASAVEGADLLLAFPRYHPSWAWWMVRVPLLREFLVSNLVVVLRKH; this is encoded by the coding sequence GTGTTCCCCCGCACCCGCCGCTTCTCGACGCTCCCCCGCTCCTGGTCCCTCCTCCGCGCCATCCGCCACGAGCAGACCCGCCCGGAGCTGTTCTACCGCCCCCTCGCCGAGGACACCGCCGGGCTGCTCGAGGCCCTGCTTCTCGACGCCCGCGGCACCCCCCTCTCCGGCACCTCCGTCCTCGACGTCGGCGGCGGACCCGGCTACTTCGCCGCCGCCTTCGCGGACCGCGGCGCCTGGTACGTGCCCGTCGAACCCGACGTCGGCGAGATGGCGGCCGCCGGCATCAGCGTCCCCGGCTCCGTGCGTGGCGACGGCCAGGCGCTCCCCTTCCGCACCGGCCGGTTCGACGTGGTCTACTCCTCCAACGTCGCCGAGCACGTCCCCGCCCCGTGGACCATGGCCGACGAGATGCTGCGCGTCACCCGCCCCGGCGGGCTCATGGTGCTCAGCTACACCCTGTGGCTCGGACCCTTCGGCGGCCACGAGACCGGCCTGTGGGAGCACTACGTCGGTGGGGAGTTCGCGCGGCGTCGCTACGAGAGGCGCCACGGGCACCCGCCGAAGAACGTCTGGGGCGAGTCGCTGTTCAACGTGTCCTGCGCCGCCGGTCTGCGCTGGGCCTCCGCGGTGGAGGGTGCCGACCTGCTCCTGGCCTTCCCCCGCTACCACCCCTCGTGGGCGTGGTGGATGGTGCGGGTGCCGCTGCTGCGGGAGTTCCTCGTGTCGAACCTGGTGGTCGTGCTGCGGAAGCACTGA
- a CDS encoding glycosyltransferase family 4 protein encodes MKILLLCWRDSTHPQGGGSERYLERVGEYLARQGHEVVYRTAGHTDAPRRSHRDGVRYSRSGGKFSVYPRAWYGILLGRAGLGTLGDIDVVVDTQNGIPFFARLVAGVPTVLLTHHCHREQWPVVGRVLSRVGWFLESQVAPRVYRGAPYVTVSQNSRDELVGLGVSAEDITIIGNGVDPIPANVPQLRSAEGTTYLVTLSRLVPHKQLEHAIDVVAALRDRELVLDVIGSGWWADELHEHARKRGVADRVVFHGQVTEDYKHALLARAAVHLMPSRKEGWGLAVMEAAQHEVPTVGYRSAGGLRDSIVDGVTGLLADTPSALTVLTTRLLDDAALAHRLGSAARERAAGYSWELTGARFEELLHGLVGDADRPPAGGPSTTPPAG; translated from the coding sequence ATGAAGATTCTGCTGTTGTGCTGGCGCGATTCGACCCACCCGCAGGGAGGGGGGTCGGAGCGCTACCTGGAGCGCGTCGGTGAGTATCTGGCGCGGCAGGGCCATGAGGTGGTGTACCGCACGGCCGGGCACACGGATGCGCCACGCCGCAGCCACCGCGACGGGGTGCGGTACTCACGCAGCGGCGGCAAGTTCAGCGTGTACCCGCGGGCGTGGTACGGGATCCTGCTGGGGCGGGCGGGCCTGGGCACGCTGGGGGACATCGACGTCGTGGTGGACACGCAGAACGGCATCCCCTTCTTCGCGCGGCTGGTCGCGGGGGTGCCCACCGTGCTGCTCACCCACCACTGCCATCGTGAGCAGTGGCCGGTCGTGGGCCGCGTGTTGTCGCGGGTGGGGTGGTTCCTGGAGTCGCAGGTCGCGCCGCGCGTGTACCGGGGTGCGCCGTACGTGACGGTGTCGCAGAACTCCCGCGATGAGCTGGTGGGGCTGGGGGTCAGTGCGGAGGACATCACGATCATCGGCAACGGGGTCGACCCGATCCCCGCGAACGTCCCGCAGCTGCGCAGCGCGGAGGGCACGACCTATCTGGTGACCCTCAGCCGCCTGGTGCCGCACAAGCAGCTGGAGCACGCCATCGACGTCGTCGCGGCGCTGCGGGACCGGGAGCTGGTGCTCGACGTCATCGGTTCCGGCTGGTGGGCCGATGAGCTGCACGAGCACGCCCGGAAGCGGGGCGTGGCGGACCGGGTCGTCTTCCACGGCCAGGTCACCGAGGACTACAAGCACGCCCTGCTGGCCCGCGCCGCCGTCCACCTCATGCCCTCCCGGAAGGAGGGGTGGGGGCTGGCCGTCATGGAGGCGGCGCAGCATGAGGTGCCCACGGTCGGGTACCGCTCGGCCGGTGGCCTGCGGGACTCCATCGTCGACGGCGTCACCGGCCTGCTGGCGGACACGCCCTCCGCGCTGACGGTGCTCACGACCCGCCTGCTTGACGACGCCGCCCTCGCCCACCGCCTCGGCAGCGCCGCCCGGGAGCGAGCGGCGGGCTACTCCTGGGAGCTCACGGGTGCGCGTTTCGAGGAGCTGCTGCACGGCCTCGTCGGAGACGCAGACCGGCCACCAGCAGGGGGACCGTCAACCACACCGCCAGCAGGCTGA
- a CDS encoding porin PorA family protein has protein sequence MSEAFLRRTPIRLLLLALLLFVVAGVVPPFIIGQMRPIEIGMTEEFRTRPAATMVHGVPTADGSPPRDNQHRPECRDVPLTEMPPSCFLVVRESQHTLTLTTSSAPKKGEVNVDAITQVQISGRVASEIHDSVRLDRRSSYPVSDPVSHLRHSMPERRSGVGEEDFVREGLQYFFPMPTSRQSYAWYDTTARRPLWLDFVGETERNGLDTYEFHLTETALDLSGQMSSLLEMRDDEQAVLDELAASGVGTPWFAIRRTVWVEPQSGTIVDLHLEPHVYFAPDAATAEARAFDLDPDHTIYHSTLDWDDETLARVHDRAQGTVQKLRVLQVFAVLTKALALVVALAGVVLLLRERRGRP, from the coding sequence GTGTCCGAGGCCTTTCTGCGACGAACCCCGATCCGGCTGCTGCTGCTCGCGCTGCTGCTGTTCGTCGTCGCCGGGGTGGTCCCGCCCTTCATCATCGGGCAGATGCGGCCGATCGAGATCGGCATGACGGAGGAGTTCCGCACCCGCCCCGCCGCCACCATGGTGCACGGCGTCCCCACCGCCGACGGCAGCCCGCCGCGGGACAACCAGCACCGCCCCGAGTGCCGCGACGTGCCCCTCACCGAGATGCCGCCCTCCTGCTTCCTGGTCGTCCGGGAGTCGCAGCACACCCTCACCCTGACCACCAGCAGCGCCCCCAAGAAGGGCGAGGTCAACGTGGACGCCATCACGCAGGTGCAGATCTCCGGCCGGGTCGCCAGCGAGATCCACGACTCCGTCCGCCTCGACCGCCGCTCCAGCTACCCGGTCTCCGACCCGGTGAGCCACCTGCGGCACTCCATGCCCGAGAGGCGCAGCGGAGTCGGCGAGGAGGACTTCGTGCGCGAGGGGCTCCAGTACTTCTTCCCCATGCCCACCTCCCGCCAGTCCTACGCCTGGTACGACACCACCGCCCGCCGCCCCCTGTGGCTCGACTTCGTCGGGGAGACCGAACGAAACGGACTGGACACCTACGAGTTCCACCTCACCGAGACTGCCCTCGACCTGAGCGGGCAGATGTCCTCCCTCCTCGAGATGCGCGACGACGAGCAGGCCGTCCTCGACGAGCTCGCCGCGAGCGGTGTCGGCACCCCCTGGTTCGCCATCCGCCGCACCGTGTGGGTGGAGCCGCAGTCCGGTACCATCGTCGACCTCCACCTCGAACCGCACGTCTACTTCGCCCCGGACGCCGCCACGGCGGAGGCCCGCGCCTTCGACCTCGACCCGGACCACACGATCTACCACTCCACCCTCGACTGGGACGACGAGACACTCGCCCGCGTGCACGACCGTGCGCAGGGGACCGTGCAGAAGCTGCGGGTCCTGCAGGTCTTCGCCGTACTCACCAAGGCCCTCGCGCTGGTGGTGGCGCTGGCCGGCGTCGTGCTGCTGCTGCGTGAACGCCGGGGACGCCCGTGA
- a CDS encoding acyltransferase family protein — translation MGGEPVSGSPVPRTYYKPRHLPGLEGLRAVAALGVILTHVAFQTGVDPRSPWGSLLARFDFFVPVFFALSAFLLWRGHHSDRSLPTITRYLLNRAGRILPAYLGCVVAVILLLPEASTMSGEQVVANLTLTQVYFVDGLAPGLTHLWSLSVEVAFYLALPLLALTVGRLPRSGRIGVVLGLAVLSLGWAFLPWVAAGPDAAAGIPNRQIWPPAYAAWFAVGLLAAEVEGRVPGWFRRALGARWVWWWVALAAAWIAGQEWFGPVGLTHPEPEEFARRVVAGTVFAFAVVVPEALDPGARGGRWLVTPLMQALGRWSYSIFLWHVAMLSLAFPLLGIEWFSGGFWPVLLVTLGLTLPVAAASYVFLEEPGKRLVRAATSRSARAVESPA, via the coding sequence ATGGGAGGTGAACCGGTGTCCGGCTCGCCTGTTCCCCGTACATACTACAAACCGCGGCACCTGCCGGGGCTGGAAGGGCTGCGTGCGGTGGCGGCCCTCGGTGTGATTCTCACCCACGTCGCCTTCCAGACGGGCGTCGACCCGCGTTCGCCGTGGGGGTCGCTGCTCGCCCGCTTCGACTTCTTCGTCCCCGTGTTCTTCGCCCTGTCGGCGTTCCTGCTGTGGCGGGGGCACCACTCCGACAGGAGCTTGCCGACGATCACCCGGTACCTCCTCAACCGCGCCGGGCGTATCCTCCCCGCCTACCTGGGCTGCGTGGTGGCGGTGATCCTGCTGCTGCCGGAGGCGTCGACCATGTCGGGGGAGCAGGTCGTGGCGAACCTCACGCTCACGCAGGTGTACTTCGTGGACGGCCTGGCCCCGGGGCTCACGCACCTGTGGTCGCTGAGCGTCGAGGTGGCCTTCTACCTGGCCCTGCCGCTGCTGGCCCTGACCGTCGGACGGCTGCCCCGGAGTGGCCGCATCGGCGTGGTCCTGGGCCTGGCGGTGCTGTCCCTGGGCTGGGCCTTCCTGCCCTGGGTGGCGGCCGGCCCGGACGCGGCGGCGGGCATCCCGAACCGGCAGATCTGGCCGCCGGCGTATGCGGCGTGGTTCGCGGTGGGGCTGCTCGCCGCAGAGGTGGAGGGGCGCGTCCCCGGCTGGTTCCGCCGGGCGCTGGGAGCGCGCTGGGTCTGGTGGTGGGTGGCCCTGGCGGCGGCGTGGATCGCGGGCCAGGAGTGGTTCGGGCCGGTGGGTCTGACGCACCCGGAGCCGGAGGAGTTCGCCCGTCGCGTGGTGGCGGGGACGGTCTTCGCCTTCGCGGTCGTCGTCCCCGAGGCCCTCGACCCCGGCGCGCGGGGTGGCCGGTGGCTGGTCACGCCGCTCATGCAGGCGCTGGGGCGCTGGTCCTACTCGATCTTCCTGTGGCACGTGGCGATGCTCTCGCTGGCGTTCCCGCTCCTGGGCATCGAGTGGTTCTCCGGTGGTTTCTGGCCCGTGCTGCTGGTCACGCTCGGGTTGACGCTGCCGGTGGCGGCCGCGAGCTACGTCTTCCTCGAGGAACCGGGCAAGAGGCTGGTGAGGGCGGCGACGAGCAGGAGCGCCAGGGCGGTGGAGTCGCCGGCGTAG